The genomic stretch TTATCTAAACCCTTTACACTCAAACAGTTAGCTCTAACAGTTAAAGAAACACTTTCGTCATAAAACCCAAATTGATGTAATAGAAAAATTGCGTATTTTAAAATTTTTAAAGGGAAATACGAGAGTATTTTGATTCAGTAGAGCTCGTGATAATATCCGGAGAACTTAAATAAGCAAGAACAATTTGGAAATTTAAATAATAAAAAAATTACATATTCTATGCAAAAATTTATGAAGAAATAGACTTTATCCTGCCAACATGAGAGGTTTTTAATGATAGGCGCTGGAGAATAAATTGCATGTACAACGTTAAAGATGCTATAGACTGCCGATATACTCAAAAGGATAAAAGCTGTTGTTGCGTATCGACTCTTTTGCTTTTTCCTTCAATAAATGCTTTTAAGGCTTCGGGGTAGAGTTTATGCTCTACTTTAAGGACTCTTTGTGCTAAGCACTCAGTGTTATCATCCGGATAGACCGGAACGGCTGCTTGGGCAAGGATTTTGCCAGCATCCATGTCTTCTGTAACAAGATGAACAGTACAACCCGTGATTTTTACGCCTGCTTGTAAAATTCTTTCATGCGTGTTTAAGCCTTTAAATGAAGGCAAAAGAGAAGGGTGAATGTTTAAAATTCGCCCCTCATAACGTTTTACAAAGCGTGATGAGATAAGGCGCATATATCCCGCAAAGCAGATAAAATCTGGCTTATATTGATCTAAAATCTTGAAAATATCTTCTTCATGTTCTTCTTTCGTTTTATAGATTTTGCGATCAACAATATGAATTGGTAAATTATGATTTTTTGCCTTTTCAATACCGTTTGCACGTGGATTATCGCAAATAACTGCGACGATTTTAGCGGGATATTCCTTTTGTTGACTTGCTTGAGCAAGGGCGACCATATTGGACCCATTACCAGATATGAAAACGACGATTTGTTTTTTCATAAATGCAGTTTCCCTTTATAAAGTATTCCTTTATTTTGATCTTGGCGTTTTGTTAAAATGCCAAGGGGAGTCACAGCTTCTCCATTTTTTTCAAGAGCTTGTGTAATTGTTTCAGCAGCATACTGTGCCACGATAATGATCATGCCAATACCACAATTGAATGTTCGTAACATTTCTATTTCTTCTATTTTACCTTGTTTGGCAATCCATGAAAAGACGGAGGGGACCTTGATGGTAGAAAGATTAATTTCAGCGCAAAGAGAAGAGGGAATGACACGTGGAATATTTTCAGGAAAGCCTCCGCCCGTAATATGCGCTAGAGCCTTAATTCCTTCGTATTTTTGCATGATGGGAAGAAGCGATTTCACATAAATGCGTGTTGGTGTCAAAAGTGCTGTACCAAGGCTGTTTTCGGGGGCAAAAGGGGCAGGGTCATTCCATTTGAGATGACTTTGTTGAATGATTCGTCGAACAAGTGAAAAGCCGTTGGAATGAATTCCAGAGGCGCTTAGACCTAGGATAATATCGCCTTCTGTCAAGTCCTTTGAAGGGAGAAGCGCACAGCGTTCACATGCGCCTACCGCAAAACCTGCTAGATCATAATCTCCTTCTGCATACATTCCTGGCATTTCTGCAGTTTCTCCTCCAATAAGAGCAGCGCCGGCTTGTTTACATCCTTCTGCAATGCCAGAAACAATTGCAGCACCTTGTTCAGGGTCAAGCTTACCCGTTGCAAAGTAATCCAGAAAAAAGAGAGGTTCCGCTCCTTGTACAAGTAAATCATTGACACACATAGCAACCAAATCAATTCCTACAGTGTGATGATAGCCTACTTCAATGGCAATTTTTAGTTTTGTTCCCACTCCATCATTAGCTGCGACTAAAATAGGATCTGTAAATCCGGCTGCTTTTAAATCAAAAAGGCCACCAAAACCACCAATTTCTGCATCTGCTCCGGCTCGTTTTGTCGCGCGTATAAAGGGTTTAATTTTTTCTACCATAGCATTACCCACATCGATGTTTACACCGGCTTTTGCGTAGGTAAGACCAGCTTTGGATTTAGTATTTGTAAGATCTTGATTGCTCATTGGAGCCTTCCTTTAATGGAAAATCAGGTTTTGACGTTATGCAATGCCATGATAGAGTTTTCTCTGCAAGAGATATTGATAAGAAAATAAGCAACTTTACTTGTACCTTATTTTGAAGATGTTTATAATTTTTGTGAAGAATTTTTTTTAGGATATTTTATGAGCAAGATATCAGATAATCATGGGCAGTCTTCGTGGAAACTTATGAAAAAGAAAGGGAGTGAGAGTACATCCCGTGACCGTTATAAGACTTATACGCCAGCATATACACAATTACCGTTGCCAAATAATATGAAAAGACAAATCTTTTTTTGGCTGGGAACGCTGATTTTTTTCATTTTTTTTATGTTTGTTTTTGGATCAATTTTGCTTCCTTTTGTGGCAGGAATTGTTTTGGCTTATTTTCTTAATCCCATTGTTCAACTCCTTGAAAAGTTTGGTATTCGCCGTGTTTTTGGTACTGTCCTTATTACCTTATTTATTGTTATTATCTTTGTTGCTGCTTTAGTTATTCTGATTCCTATTATTAGTTCGCAAATACAGCAATTTGTGAGTGATGGCTTACCTGTTTATATTAATCGTATTCAAACTTTTTTCGTTGAGCATGATTTTGATTGGATAAGGCACTATTTTGGAAGTGATCCAAATGAATTACGGAGTAATATTAAAGGGCTTTTGGGAGAAGGTTCTGATTTTATTACATCTCTTTTGAATTCACTTTTGAAATCAGGAAAGTCTATTGTTAATATTGTTAGCTTATTTGTTGTGGCGCCTGTGGTGACATTTTATATGTTATTAGATTGGCCACGTATGGTGACAGCAATTGATTCGTTAATACCGCGTGATCATCTTGAAACCGTTCGAAGTATTTTTCATGAAATGGATAGAGCTATCGCAGGCTTTGTTCGTGGACAAGGAACCGTTTGCCTCATATTGGGGGGGTATTATGCGATTGGTTTAACGATTGCAGGACTCAATTTTGGTCTTTTGGTTGGTATGTTTATTGGCCTTATTAGTTTTATTCCTTATATTGGAACAATGAGTGGTTTGGTTCTTTCTGTTGGGATTGCATGGGTCCAGTTTTATCCCAATAATTGGGGGGGAATCATCATTGTGATGGTACTTTTTTTAATTGGTCAATTTATTGAAGGTTATATTCTTCAACCAAAACTTGTTGGTTCATCAGTGGGATTACATCCCGTGTGGTTGATGTTTTCGCTTTTTGCTTTTTCTTCACTTTTTGGTTTTACTGGTATGCTTGTTGCTGTTCCGGCAGCGGCGGCGGTGGGCGTTTTAGTTCGTTTTGCCCTTCATACTTATCTTAGTTCTCAGATGTATTCGCGAAGTGGAAAGTCGGAGCCACTAAAATGAATGGGCGAGAAACGCAATTATCTTTAAACTTCCCTTATGAGCCAATTTTTCAATTTGATGATTTAGTCATAACCGATAGCAATCGTATGGCTTTTCAGCTTATTGATCACTGGCCTAATTGGAGCGTGCCTATTGCAGTTTTAGTTGGAAAAGAAGGATCTGGAAAAACGCACTTTTCGAGTATATGGCAGCAAAAAGCAAATGCATTCAGGATTCAGCGCAATAAAATTGATCAGGCTGTTGCTATGGCTTCTTTAGGCAGATCATTTTTAATAGAGGACATTGATGCAGAGAAAATTAATGAGACAGAACTTTTTCATTTAATTAACAGTGTTAAGCAAGCAAATGTCGATACACGACAAGCTACTTTATTGATGACGGCACGAACACTTCCTTCTACTTGGAAGTTAAAGTTAAATGATCTTAAAAGTCGTCTTAATTCAGTAATGTTTGTTGAAATTAATCAGCCTGATGATGCATTGTTAACAACTGTTGCCTTTAAGCTTTTTTCCGATAGGCAGCTTATTGTGCATCCAGATACGGTTTATTATCTTATCAGCCGTTGTGAACGTTCTTTATTTTCATTGAAGCATGTTATTGATTCTGTTGATCAGTTGGCGTTACAAAGAAAAAGAAAAATAACGCGTGCTGTGATTGCTGAAGTTTTGAATAGAAAAAAAACATAAATACTCCTTATCGTAGTTCTATATGTCCTTGCCTTTTATTATTATTTAGATATGAGGAGAGACACGTCATTTAAAGTTTCTACTTTTTTATGCGTTTTGTTTAAATGGCTTTGAGATTTTATTGGATGGATATTTGTTTTATCATTTTTACAAGCCATATATTTTGTGTTTGGAAATATTTCTAAAAAGAGGCTTATTATTTTTTTCTATTGGTGGAGTTTGGGTACGGGTGCTATTTTCTATTTTCGTCAATAAATATGTTATTGAGGAGGAAAAAAATTTAAAAACATTCTTTTTTGTAAAGAAATGCAACAAAATTGAAAAAAAGTGTGTTTTTCTCTTGCACTTCTGTTGTGAAAATTTTAGGAAATGTGCATCAAATAAATGTTAAATGGCGGAGCGTAGCGCAGCCTGGTAGCGCACCTGATTTGGGATCAGGGGGTCGTAGGTTCGAATCCTATCGCTCCGACCATATT from Bartonella kosoyi encodes the following:
- the purN gene encoding phosphoribosylglycinamide formyltransferase, coding for MKKQIVVFISGNGSNMVALAQASQQKEYPAKIVAVICDNPRANGIEKAKNHNLPIHIVDRKIYKTKEEHEEDIFKILDQYKPDFICFAGYMRLISSRFVKRYEGRILNIHPSLLPSFKGLNTHERILQAGVKITGCTVHLVTEDMDAGKILAQAAVPVYPDDNTECLAQRVLKVEHKLYPEALKAFIEGKSKRVDTQQQLLSF
- the purM gene encoding phosphoribosylformylglycinamidine cyclo-ligase, translated to MSNQDLTNTKSKAGLTYAKAGVNIDVGNAMVEKIKPFIRATKRAGADAEIGGFGGLFDLKAAGFTDPILVAANDGVGTKLKIAIEVGYHHTVGIDLVAMCVNDLLVQGAEPLFFLDYFATGKLDPEQGAAIVSGIAEGCKQAGAALIGGETAEMPGMYAEGDYDLAGFAVGACERCALLPSKDLTEGDIILGLSASGIHSNGFSLVRRIIQQSHLKWNDPAPFAPENSLGTALLTPTRIYVKSLLPIMQKYEGIKALAHITGGGFPENIPRVIPSSLCAEINLSTIKVPSVFSWIAKQGKIEEIEMLRTFNCGIGMIIIVAQYAAETITQALEKNGEAVTPLGILTKRQDQNKGILYKGKLHL
- a CDS encoding AI-2E family transporter; protein product: MSKISDNHGQSSWKLMKKKGSESTSRDRYKTYTPAYTQLPLPNNMKRQIFFWLGTLIFFIFFMFVFGSILLPFVAGIVLAYFLNPIVQLLEKFGIRRVFGTVLITLFIVIIFVAALVILIPIISSQIQQFVSDGLPVYINRIQTFFVEHDFDWIRHYFGSDPNELRSNIKGLLGEGSDFITSLLNSLLKSGKSIVNIVSLFVVAPVVTFYMLLDWPRMVTAIDSLIPRDHLETVRSIFHEMDRAIAGFVRGQGTVCLILGGYYAIGLTIAGLNFGLLVGMFIGLISFIPYIGTMSGLVLSVGIAWVQFYPNNWGGIIIVMVLFLIGQFIEGYILQPKLVGSSVGLHPVWLMFSLFAFSSLFGFTGMLVAVPAAAAVGVLVRFALHTYLSSQMYSRSGKSEPLK
- the hdaA gene encoding DnaA regulatory inactivator HdaA, with protein sequence MNGRETQLSLNFPYEPIFQFDDLVITDSNRMAFQLIDHWPNWSVPIAVLVGKEGSGKTHFSSIWQQKANAFRIQRNKIDQAVAMASLGRSFLIEDIDAEKINETELFHLINSVKQANVDTRQATLLMTARTLPSTWKLKLNDLKSRLNSVMFVEINQPDDALLTTVAFKLFSDRQLIVHPDTVYYLISRCERSLFSLKHVIDSVDQLALQRKRKITRAVIAEVLNRKKT